One window from the genome of Ailuropoda melanoleuca isolate Jingjing chromosome 5, ASM200744v2, whole genome shotgun sequence encodes:
- the BMP6 gene encoding bone morphogenetic protein 6, with the protein MLTTCGALLLSPKDWIIAPKGYAANYCDGECSFPLNAHMNATNHAIVQTLVHLMNPEYVPKPCCAPTKLNAISVLYFDDNSNVILKKYRNMVVRACGCH; encoded by the exons ATGCTGACCACATGTGGCGCCCTTTTGCTTTCACCTAAGGACTGGATCATCGCACCCAAGGGCTACGCCGCCAACTACTGTGATGGAGAGTGCTCCTTCCCACTCAACGCGCACATGAACGCGACCAACCACGCGATCGTGCAGACGCTG GTTCACCTTATGAATCCCGAGTACGTCCCCAAACCATGCTGCGCGCCAACCAAACTAAACGCCATCTCAGTTCTTTACTTTGATGACAACTCCAATGTCATCTTGAAAAAATACAGGAATATGGTTGTCAGGGCTTGTGGATGCCACTAA